In bacterium, a single genomic region encodes these proteins:
- a CDS encoding TIGR03960 family B12-binding radical SAM protein, whose translation MGNTWFGELEKLLPMVSRPSRYLGGEVGSVRKDLARIPLRFALAFPDTYEIGMSHLGFRLMYGILNAREEVAAERFFVPWPDMEEQMGLRGIPLLSLESRLPLHDFHVIGFSIPYEMGYSNVLHILRLGGIKLFSEQRVEPFPLVIAGGTCCVNPEPIAPFLDAFVLGDGEEVVQEVVDLLLQARGSGWSKERILEGLAGISGVYVPGFFHVEYAEDGSVSSLKTQAPALKRVVRRVVLDLDSSPVKGDTIVPYTEVVHDRACVEIARGCTRGCRFCQAGFTYRPVRERGSRRVLELAQRAISASGYEELSLLSLSSGDHSSLTQIVSDLSARYVPERVALSFPSLRVGSLSDQVLAMVREVRKTGITIAPEAGTERLRRVINKDLSQEEVLDTVSRVFSKGWVSLKLYFMVGLPTETMDDLEGIVQMCTKILEVAGRFKKRARLAVGISTFVPKPHTPLQWATQISLEETITRLGWLRKALRRKGIQVKWQEARLSQLEGAFSRGDRRLAQVLLMAHEMGCKLDGWSEYLRYDLWEEAFRRSGIPLEDYVGRKLPLDKPLPWSHLDVGVSQEFLLEEYKKAMRGEFTSDCRSGTCHGCGVCDARIRPVLAAEASDGTIFPGMGMFSGAYHRVKGRDVLKRFRVRYAKTGQARFLGHLEMGNVLLRALRRAGIALRFSEGHHPMPRVDLGPGLPLGVESWAEFMDLETLGFLKPEDLLQRLGSELPEGIKPISCEEVEVNSPSLFREKMRSCYRVQIPHGMGPRGEELRKRVEGFLSSEIWLVRRRGKDGSSMREVDIRPLVEGVCSLQEDLVSLRILSFPEGGTRLVEILGGLLSLEESQVRRLRIWKTNVELLGSKVQGRDSPIPGEEGGVEKHVLRACCQCDI comes from the coding sequence ATGGGCAATACATGGTTTGGTGAGTTGGAAAAGCTGCTACCCATGGTCAGCAGGCCCAGTCGATACCTTGGGGGTGAGGTGGGCTCTGTCAGGAAGGATCTGGCCAGGATTCCTTTGCGCTTTGCCTTGGCCTTCCCAGACACATACGAGATCGGAATGTCCCACCTGGGCTTCAGACTCATGTACGGGATTCTCAATGCCAGGGAGGAGGTGGCTGCAGAGCGGTTCTTTGTGCCCTGGCCTGACATGGAAGAACAGATGGGTCTCAGAGGGATTCCTCTTCTGTCCCTGGAGTCTCGATTACCCCTTCATGATTTCCATGTCATAGGGTTTTCCATTCCTTATGAGATGGGCTACAGCAATGTGCTGCACATACTCAGGTTGGGGGGGATCAAGCTGTTTTCTGAGCAGAGGGTTGAGCCCTTTCCCCTGGTTATCGCAGGGGGCACCTGCTGCGTGAATCCGGAGCCCATTGCGCCTTTTTTGGACGCCTTTGTGTTGGGAGATGGGGAAGAGGTGGTGCAGGAAGTGGTGGACCTTCTGCTGCAGGCACGTGGGTCGGGTTGGTCCAAGGAGCGCATACTAGAAGGGCTGGCAGGCATAAGCGGGGTGTATGTGCCTGGTTTTTTCCATGTGGAGTATGCTGAGGATGGCTCTGTGAGTTCTCTCAAGACCCAGGCACCTGCCTTGAAAAGGGTTGTTCGACGGGTGGTTCTGGATCTGGACAGCAGTCCGGTCAAGGGGGATACCATTGTGCCCTACACTGAGGTTGTACATGATCGGGCCTGTGTGGAAATAGCCAGAGGCTGCACCAGAGGATGCCGTTTTTGCCAGGCTGGATTCACTTACAGACCTGTCAGGGAAAGAGGTTCCAGAAGGGTCTTGGAACTGGCTCAAAGGGCCATAAGCGCCAGTGGGTATGAGGAACTCTCCCTACTCTCCCTAAGCTCCGGGGACCACAGCTCTCTGACCCAAATCGTATCAGATCTCTCTGCCAGATATGTGCCCGAGAGGGTTGCCCTTTCCTTCCCGTCCCTGAGGGTTGGGAGCCTATCGGACCAAGTGCTCGCAATGGTAAGGGAGGTGCGCAAGACAGGCATAACCATAGCTCCAGAAGCAGGCACAGAGAGGCTTCGCAGGGTCATCAACAAGGATCTGAGCCAAGAGGAGGTCTTGGACACGGTCAGCAGGGTCTTCTCCAAGGGTTGGGTTTCCTTGAAACTCTATTTCATGGTGGGCCTGCCCACGGAAACCATGGATGACCTGGAAGGGATCGTGCAGATGTGCACAAAGATATTGGAGGTGGCAGGCCGCTTCAAAAAAAGGGCAAGGCTTGCCGTGGGCATCTCCACATTTGTGCCAAAACCTCATACTCCATTGCAATGGGCTACACAGATCTCCTTGGAGGAAACCATCACACGACTGGGATGGCTTCGCAAGGCACTACGCAGAAAGGGCATCCAGGTGAAATGGCAGGAGGCCAGATTGAGCCAGCTGGAAGGTGCTTTTTCCAGAGGGGACAGAAGACTGGCGCAAGTGCTCTTGATGGCCCATGAAATGGGTTGCAAGCTAGACGGCTGGAGTGAATACCTGCGCTATGATCTGTGGGAGGAGGCCTTCAGGCGCAGCGGGATCCCACTGGAGGATTACGTTGGCAGGAAGCTTCCCCTGGACAAACCTCTTCCCTGGAGCCATCTGGATGTGGGCGTCTCCCAGGAGTTCTTGCTAGAGGAATACAAAAAGGCCATGAGGGGAGAGTTCACCTCGGACTGCAGGAGCGGAACATGCCACGGATGTGGTGTGTGTGATGCCAGAATTCGCCCGGTTCTGGCTGCCGAGGCCTCGGATGGGACCATTTTCCCCGGAATGGGAATGTTTTCAGGAGCTTATCATCGTGTCAAGGGGCGCGATGTGCTCAAGAGATTTCGTGTACGCTATGCCAAGACAGGACAGGCAAGATTTCTGGGACATCTGGAGATGGGTAATGTCCTGCTAAGAGCGCTACGCAGGGCTGGGATTGCGCTTCGTTTCAGCGAGGGACATCATCCCATGCCAAGAGTGGATCTGGGACCAGGATTGCCCTTGGGAGTGGAAAGCTGGGCGGAGTTCATGGACCTGGAAACCCTTGGATTCCTGAAGCCAGAGGATCTACTCCAGAGGCTGGGAAGTGAGTTGCCAGAGGGTATAAAGCCCATTTCCTGTGAAGAGGTGGAGGTAAACTCGCCCTCTCTTTTCAGGGAAAAGATGCGCAGTTGCTATAGAGTGCAAATTCCGCATGGTATGGGCCCGAGGGGTGAAGAACTCAGAAAGCGGGTGGAGGGATTCCTCAGCTCTGAGATTTGGCTGGTCCGCAGAAGAGGGAAAGATGGTTCAAGCATGAGGGAGGTTGACATAAGACCCCTGGTAGAGGGTGTCTGCAGCCTCCAGGAGGATCTGGTAAGCCTGAGGATCCTCAGTTTTCCCGAGGGGGGTACGCGCCTGGTGGAGATTCTGGGAGGTCTCCTGAGTCTAGAGGAATCTCAAGTCAGGAGATTGAGGATATGGAAGACAAATGTGGAGTTACTAGGATCAAAAGTCCAAGGGAGGGACAGCCCCATCCCCGGGGAGGAAGGAGGGGTGGAAAAGCATGTCCTCAGAGCTTGTTGTCAATGTGACATCTAG
- the thiL gene encoding thiamine-phosphate kinase, with translation MSTNLSEIGEFGFIERVTRQVIFRPEGVIQAVGDDASVFEPRAGMVLLITTDMLVEGVHFTLETTSFRLLGRKSLAVNLSDMAAMGAEPLDAYVCLAVPQRLTLENLEDLYEGLREMGQEHRVNILGGDTTRSHGPLVISIALTGCARKDLVVFRSGAQPGDLIYVTGTLGDAGAGLDLLLRGSAGSQGEGSPLVRAHLDPRPHVCEGRFLAERGFPRAMMDLSDGLASDLRHICKRSGVGAIVKEEAIPISKELRHYALELGLNPVSLALAGGEDYCLLLTVPAAKAAEMESAFEERFRRPIWRIGETTEDPRILLLNRQGVISEFPQGGWDSFRSLNS, from the coding sequence ATGAGCACCAATCTTTCGGAAATAGGCGAGTTCGGCTTCATAGAAAGAGTGACTCGGCAAGTCATCTTTAGACCAGAAGGGGTCATACAGGCAGTAGGAGATGACGCCTCTGTGTTCGAGCCCCGAGCCGGAATGGTGCTGCTCATTACAACGGACATGCTGGTGGAAGGGGTCCATTTCACCTTGGAGACTACCAGTTTCAGGCTCCTGGGACGAAAGAGCCTGGCCGTAAACCTAAGCGATATGGCCGCCATGGGAGCCGAACCGTTGGATGCCTATGTGTGTTTGGCAGTGCCACAGAGGCTCACCCTGGAAAACCTGGAGGATCTATACGAGGGTTTGAGGGAGATGGGACAGGAGCATAGGGTCAACATCTTGGGGGGGGATACCACCAGGTCCCATGGTCCTTTGGTCATAAGCATTGCCCTCACTGGCTGTGCCAGAAAAGACTTGGTGGTTTTTAGATCAGGTGCCCAACCAGGAGATCTCATTTACGTGACCGGCACCCTGGGGGATGCAGGGGCTGGTTTGGACCTGCTTCTAAGAGGCAGTGCTGGGTCCCAGGGGGAAGGTAGTCCTCTTGTGAGAGCACACCTGGACCCCAGGCCCCATGTGTGTGAAGGGAGATTCCTGGCCGAAAGAGGATTTCCCAGGGCCATGATGGATTTGAGTGACGGGCTGGCATCGGATCTTCGTCATATCTGCAAGAGAAGCGGGGTGGGGGCCATTGTAAAGGAGGAGGCCATTCCTATTTCCAAGGAATTAAGGCATTACGCCCTGGAGCTGGGGTTGAATCCAGTGTCCCTGGCCCTGGCAGGCGGAGAGGATTACTGCCTTTTGCTTACGGTGCCTGCTGCAAAAGCAGCAGAGATGGAGTCGGCCTTTGAGGAGAGATTCCGTAGGCCCATATGGCGCATAGGTGAGACCACCGAAGATCCTCGGATTCTTCTTTTGAACAGGCAGGGGGTCATCTCTGAGTTTCCCCAAGGAGGCTGGGATTCTTTCCGGAGCTTGAATTCATGA
- a CDS encoding PqiC family protein: MRTHMVLLVAALMLTVAACSVTAPTRFYVLDSSPGPGSRHRSNSCIILGVGPVEIPAYLDRPQIVVRLSPNEIQPLEFDQWGEPLAQGIARVVAEEIARHVCVQRVEYFPWKSFAGVDHQVSLRVKRLEASPGQKVEFLAHWVIYGADPKKPLAEGELDMIEPTTSRLYEELVAAKSRLLQKAARLIAEAMMKLGK, encoded by the coding sequence ATGAGAACTCACATGGTGTTGCTTGTAGCAGCCTTGATGCTCACTGTTGCCGCTTGCTCGGTTACAGCTCCCACCCGGTTTTATGTGCTGGATTCATCTCCCGGGCCCGGCTCTCGGCACAGATCCAACTCCTGCATCATCCTGGGGGTGGGCCCTGTGGAGATTCCGGCCTACTTGGATAGGCCCCAAATAGTGGTTCGCCTCAGCCCCAACGAGATACAGCCTTTGGAATTTGACCAGTGGGGAGAGCCTCTTGCCCAGGGCATAGCCAGGGTAGTGGCAGAGGAGATAGCCAGGCATGTCTGTGTTCAAAGGGTGGAGTATTTCCCATGGAAATCCTTTGCAGGAGTGGATCATCAGGTGAGCCTGAGGGTGAAACGCTTGGAAGCCAGCCCAGGCCAAAAGGTGGAATTCCTGGCCCATTGGGTCATCTATGGGGCAGATCCCAAAAAGCCTCTTGCAGAGGGAGAGTTGGACATGATTGAGCCCACCACCAGCAGGCTCTACGAGGAGTTGGTGGCTGCTAAGAGCCGGCTCTTGCAAAAAGCTGCCCGTTTGATAGCAGAGGCCATGATGAAACTTGGGAAATGA
- a CDS encoding MlaD family protein translates to MSRDVSRTAIGGFVLGALVLIVIGVGVFGSGKLFGRFQDFVMFFEGSVSGLNEGAPVVFRGVKIGSVKDIQLVFDPNDSSFRIPVVVELQPHRVTGVGKAWAPQEQFQKLVEKGLRAQLVTQSYVTGQLMISLDFLPEKPAEFRGDGTLPEIPTVPTVMQQLARKLEDLPLEEMVNKIVRSVDGIEALINSPELKGSLSSMEKALQRLAELASNLNEQVGPLASVLEETIRDYGKLAKSADAQLLRTSGSLQETIRSFASLAQEMEANVTAISKALGKSLETTDMAVDQAKKTLGSVERLTEENSPLVQRLTAAMEEMALAARSVRVLADYLGRHPEALIHGKGSPKGR, encoded by the coding sequence ATGAGCAGGGATGTGAGCAGGACCGCCATAGGCGGCTTCGTGCTTGGAGCCCTGGTACTGATCGTGATTGGTGTGGGAGTCTTTGGTTCTGGCAAGCTTTTTGGCCGATTCCAAGACTTCGTCATGTTCTTTGAGGGCTCGGTAAGCGGGCTCAATGAGGGAGCCCCGGTTGTTTTCAGGGGGGTCAAGATTGGCTCTGTGAAGGACATACAACTTGTTTTTGATCCCAATGATTCATCTTTTAGGATTCCGGTTGTGGTTGAACTGCAGCCTCACAGAGTCACTGGAGTAGGAAAGGCCTGGGCTCCCCAGGAACAGTTCCAGAAGCTTGTGGAAAAGGGCCTAAGAGCTCAACTGGTGACTCAGAGCTATGTTACAGGGCAGTTGATGATAAGCCTGGATTTTCTTCCTGAAAAGCCTGCTGAGTTCAGAGGTGATGGCACACTTCCTGAGATTCCTACTGTGCCCACGGTCATGCAGCAGCTGGCCAGGAAGCTGGAAGACCTCCCTCTGGAAGAGATGGTCAATAAGATAGTTCGCAGCGTGGACGGAATAGAGGCCCTAATCAACTCTCCTGAGCTGAAAGGCAGTCTCAGTTCCATGGAAAAGGCTCTACAGAGGCTGGCTGAACTGGCCAGTAATCTTAACGAACAGGTGGGACCCTTGGCCTCTGTCCTGGAAGAGACCATAAGGGACTATGGAAAGCTTGCCAAGAGTGCTGATGCACAGCTTCTTCGCACAAGCGGGTCACTCCAAGAGACCATACGGAGTTTCGCAAGTCTGGCTCAGGAGATGGAGGCAAACGTGACGGCCATTTCCAAGGCCTTGGGGAAAAGTTTGGAGACCACTGACATGGCTGTTGATCAGGCCAAGAAGACTCTGGGCTCCGTGGAGAGGCTCACCGAGGAGAACTCCCCTTTGGTCCAGAGGCTCACAGCAGCCATGGAAGAGATGGCTCTGGCCGCAAGATCCGTGAGGGTTCTGGCCGATTATCTGGGCAGGCATCCTGAAGCTCTGATACATGGTAAGGGATCGCCCAAAGGGAGATGA
- a CDS encoding ATP-binding cassette domain-containing protein codes for MGEPVVQVKDLTMAYGDQVVQKDLNFQVNKGEILVVMGGSGCGKSTLLRHMVGLQAPAAGKVLYWGEDLWAADEATRQRILSRIGILYQSGALWSSMTIAENVALPLKEFTQLEEGQIKELVSLKLALVGLAGFEDYYPSEISGGMRKRAGLARAMALDPEVLFFDEPSAGLDPVSARRLDELILELRDSLGASILVVTHELASIFTLADNSIFLDSEARTMIAQGHPKQLLATCPDPRVKEFLTRGSSLPNPGGPGYSPG; via the coding sequence ATGGGAGAGCCTGTGGTGCAGGTGAAGGATCTGACAATGGCCTATGGAGACCAGGTGGTGCAAAAAGACCTGAATTTCCAGGTTAACAAGGGGGAAATCCTGGTGGTCATGGGAGGGAGCGGTTGCGGCAAGAGCACACTTCTTAGGCATATGGTGGGGCTCCAGGCCCCTGCAGCAGGAAAGGTGCTCTACTGGGGAGAAGACCTATGGGCTGCGGATGAGGCTACCAGGCAGAGGATTCTGAGCCGTATAGGCATACTGTACCAGAGCGGGGCCCTTTGGAGTTCCATGACCATTGCCGAGAACGTAGCCCTGCCCCTCAAGGAGTTCACCCAGCTGGAAGAAGGGCAGATCAAGGAACTGGTGTCCCTGAAACTGGCTCTTGTGGGTTTGGCAGGATTTGAGGATTATTACCCCTCGGAGATCAGTGGGGGAATGCGCAAGCGGGCAGGCCTGGCCCGTGCCATGGCCCTGGATCCGGAAGTGCTTTTCTTTGACGAGCCCTCGGCCGGCCTGGACCCAGTGAGCGCCAGACGCCTGGATGAGCTCATATTGGAGCTCCGAGATAGCCTTGGAGCCAGCATCCTGGTGGTGACCCACGAGTTGGCCAGCATATTCACCCTGGCGGATAATTCCATTTTCCTGGACTCTGAAGCCAGGACCATGATAGCCCAGGGCCATCCCAAGCAGCTCTTGGCCACTTGCCCTGACCCAAGGGTAAAGGAGTTTCTGACAAGGGGCTCCTCCTTGCCGAATCCAGGGGGCCCTGGTTATTCTCCAGGCTAG
- a CDS encoding ABC transporter permease, with protein MESLGNMAEAKISNAEKGTWVVHLKGRWKLGQPSPSVQSVAGSLREIQGESVRLLFDCSELVAWDSSLIAFLRKLQEVLESRNLVVDLDGLPQGVRRLLRLATAVPERKQPSKEKIRESLLSRVGDKAFLMWNGARDAMGFLGDLTIATEKLARGKARFRSSDLLLVMQRCGVQALPIVSLISFLVGLILAFVGAVQLRMFGAQIFVAALVGIGMVRVLGAIMTGIIMAGRTGAAFAAELGTMQVNEEIDALRTLGISPMEFLVLPRVLGLSLMMPLLCAYSDLMGVLGGMTVGLLMLDLNVQEYLRVTQESVKLTYFWIGLFHSFVFGVLVAFTGCLQGMRSSRSASGVGEAATSAVVNGIVAIIVATAVITYLCEILGI; from the coding sequence ATGGAAAGCTTGGGAAACATGGCCGAAGCAAAGATCTCCAATGCAGAGAAGGGGACTTGGGTGGTTCACCTCAAAGGCCGCTGGAAGCTGGGGCAGCCGAGCCCTTCTGTGCAGTCTGTGGCAGGCAGTTTACGCGAGATTCAGGGGGAATCCGTAAGGTTGCTCTTCGATTGCAGCGAGTTGGTGGCCTGGGATAGCTCCCTGATTGCCTTTTTGCGCAAACTGCAAGAAGTGCTTGAGAGCAGAAACCTGGTGGTAGATCTGGATGGACTTCCCCAGGGAGTGAGAAGACTGCTGAGGCTGGCAACTGCGGTGCCGGAAAGGAAGCAGCCCAGCAAAGAGAAGATTCGTGAATCGCTGTTATCCAGGGTGGGTGACAAGGCTTTCTTGATGTGGAATGGGGCTCGAGATGCCATGGGTTTTTTGGGAGACCTGACAATTGCCACCGAGAAGTTGGCCAGAGGAAAAGCCAGGTTCCGCTCCTCAGATCTGCTTTTGGTAATGCAACGCTGTGGTGTACAGGCTCTTCCCATAGTCTCCCTCATCAGCTTTCTGGTAGGGCTGATCCTGGCCTTTGTGGGAGCAGTGCAGCTTAGAATGTTTGGGGCTCAGATTTTTGTGGCAGCCCTGGTGGGAATAGGAATGGTAAGGGTGCTTGGGGCTATCATGACCGGAATCATCATGGCCGGCAGGACTGGTGCTGCCTTCGCAGCAGAGTTGGGGACCATGCAGGTCAATGAGGAGATCGATGCCCTGAGGACCCTTGGGATTTCCCCCATGGAGTTTCTGGTGCTTCCCAGGGTGCTGGGCCTGAGCTTGATGATGCCTCTTCTTTGCGCCTATTCTGACCTCATGGGGGTTCTGGGTGGAATGACCGTGGGCCTGCTGATGCTGGATCTAAATGTTCAGGAATATCTGCGTGTGACTCAGGAGTCGGTCAAGTTGACATATTTTTGGATAGGGCTTTTTCACAGTTTTGTCTTCGGAGTGTTGGTGGCCTTCACAGGCTGCCTCCAGGGAATGCGCTCCAGCAGAAGTGCCTCGGGCGTAGGGGAGGCTGCCACATCGGCTGTTGTAAACGGGATAGTGGCCATCATAGTGGCCACGGCCGTCATTACCTACCTTTGTGAAATCTTGGGGATTTGA
- a CDS encoding heavy metal translocating P-type ATPase, giving the protein MNSAVSGKELPLEQRCSLCGLPLGRRRIAGLMKAREMWFCCPGCKAVYEILTLRHGTIPQEPTNTELFRECLRAGIVLNPHHEEDEEVLDSEVPDLPDSMELSLRVQGMGCPACAWLLEKVLEKTEGVQHVKVSFGSDTARIRYQPSRVTPKEIISKMASLGYKAYTQAGDGASGKHKGSWIRLGVSALLSAHVMMISWALYLGFVEELSRESVLYLSIPLLGLSTPVLFWCGLPVLRRGLLALRHLSPNMETLVGLGALSAYSYSLMQFISGGLHLYFDTASMLITLVLMGRYLEQRARSTVATQWLEGIGAAFQKARLMEKGSPRWVRVEQIKKGDVVLVEEGEGVPVDGLVEKGEGTLDLSVINGESKPVGVGQGDGVLAGSFLVKGSMIIRAKEDGQKSVLASMSAMVEEALSRPWAWERAADRISRWFVVFVAFMAVATAAWVWGKGGGLEDALLRGLTLLVVACPCALGVATPLARVAAVGLGRKLGICIRDPEVLESGGRIQSLVLDKTGTLTQGVFSVQELICFQEKPQVLLSKACSVELCSNHFLARKVVDHARKCGINPKQVEGFHEESGQGVCGFLDGVRICVGNRAWMCRWGLEMTQEQEREASMRESQGFTVVFIGWEARVRGALVLGDSLKPGALEAVSALKQQEMEIWLVSGDSPLTTSWVANQLGLERFLGGALPMEKASFVERLSQEGKRVAVVGDGINDAPAMSLAHLSIALGNGLGPPSPVASVQVSRSDPRVILDVLAILRRARRTVLQNLIFSLFYNSAAIPAAVVGLLNPPLAAAIMFASSLTVIFNSRRLFRTRPEQFNVQS; this is encoded by the coding sequence TTGAACTCAGCAGTATCTGGTAAAGAACTTCCCCTGGAGCAGAGATGCTCTTTGTGCGGCCTTCCCTTGGGACGCCGGCGCATTGCCGGGCTGATGAAAGCTCGGGAGATGTGGTTTTGCTGCCCGGGCTGCAAAGCCGTCTATGAGATCCTGACCCTCCGCCACGGGACGATCCCACAGGAGCCCACAAACACAGAGCTCTTCAGAGAGTGCCTGAGGGCAGGAATAGTTTTGAACCCGCACCATGAAGAAGATGAAGAGGTTTTGGACTCTGAAGTGCCGGACCTGCCGGATTCCATGGAGCTATCTTTGCGTGTACAGGGAATGGGTTGTCCTGCCTGCGCCTGGCTTTTGGAGAAGGTCTTGGAGAAGACCGAGGGGGTACAGCATGTGAAGGTCTCGTTCGGCTCCGATACGGCCAGGATAAGGTACCAGCCCTCCCGCGTGACTCCCAAGGAGATAATCAGCAAGATGGCCTCCCTGGGGTACAAGGCCTACACCCAAGCAGGAGATGGAGCATCAGGAAAGCACAAGGGTTCCTGGATTCGCCTGGGGGTCTCGGCCTTGTTGAGTGCCCACGTGATGATGATCTCCTGGGCTCTTTACCTCGGCTTTGTGGAGGAACTCTCTAGAGAATCGGTGCTTTATCTTTCCATCCCGCTTTTGGGGCTTTCCACACCTGTGCTTTTCTGGTGCGGGCTTCCAGTGCTAAGAAGGGGGCTGTTGGCGCTACGTCATCTTTCTCCCAATATGGAAACCCTGGTGGGGCTGGGGGCTCTGAGCGCTTACTCCTACAGCCTCATGCAATTTATTTCAGGGGGCCTTCATCTTTATTTTGACACAGCATCTATGCTCATCACGCTAGTGTTGATGGGAAGATATCTGGAGCAAAGGGCCAGAAGTACGGTGGCAACACAATGGTTGGAAGGCATAGGGGCTGCCTTTCAAAAAGCCCGTCTCATGGAAAAAGGTTCCCCGCGGTGGGTAAGGGTTGAACAGATCAAGAAGGGAGATGTGGTACTGGTGGAGGAGGGAGAAGGGGTGCCGGTGGACGGGCTTGTGGAAAAAGGTGAGGGAACCTTGGACCTTTCGGTTATCAACGGGGAGTCGAAGCCCGTGGGCGTCGGCCAGGGAGATGGGGTGCTGGCCGGTTCTTTTCTTGTGAAAGGCTCAATGATAATAAGGGCCAAGGAGGATGGACAGAAAAGCGTGCTGGCCTCCATGTCTGCCATGGTGGAGGAGGCCCTTTCCAGGCCCTGGGCATGGGAGAGAGCAGCAGACCGTATTTCAAGATGGTTCGTGGTCTTTGTGGCCTTTATGGCAGTTGCCACAGCAGCGTGGGTATGGGGAAAAGGAGGAGGGCTGGAAGATGCCCTTTTGAGAGGACTTACGCTTTTGGTGGTGGCTTGTCCCTGCGCCCTTGGAGTGGCCACTCCCCTGGCACGTGTGGCAGCCGTCGGCCTGGGCAGGAAGCTGGGCATCTGCATCAGGGATCCTGAGGTTCTGGAGAGCGGGGGGCGCATCCAGAGCCTTGTGCTGGACAAGACAGGAACCCTGACCCAGGGGGTCTTCTCTGTGCAGGAGCTGATCTGCTTCCAGGAAAAGCCGCAGGTACTGCTTTCCAAGGCATGCTCCGTGGAACTTTGCTCCAACCATTTCCTGGCCCGAAAAGTGGTAGATCATGCCCGAAAATGCGGAATCAACCCAAAGCAGGTGGAGGGATTTCATGAGGAGTCTGGGCAGGGGGTCTGCGGGTTTTTGGATGGAGTCAGGATCTGTGTGGGCAACAGGGCCTGGATGTGCAGGTGGGGATTGGAAATGACCCAGGAACAAGAAAGGGAGGCTTCCATGAGGGAGTCCCAAGGCTTCACAGTGGTGTTCATAGGCTGGGAGGCCAGGGTGCGAGGAGCCCTGGTCTTGGGTGATTCCCTCAAGCCCGGGGCTTTGGAAGCTGTCTCGGCCCTCAAACAGCAAGAAATGGAAATATGGCTGGTCTCGGGGGATTCTCCCCTTACCACCTCTTGGGTGGCAAACCAGCTCGGGCTGGAGAGATTCCTGGGGGGCGCTTTACCCATGGAGAAGGCATCCTTTGTGGAGAGACTCTCCCAAGAAGGCAAAAGAGTGGCCGTGGTAGGAGACGGGATCAACGATGCGCCCGCCATGTCTTTGGCCCATCTGAGCATAGCCCTAGGTAACGGCCTGGGGCCTCCCAGCCCTGTGGCCTCTGTCCAGGTAAGCAGGAGTGACCCGCGGGTGATTCTGGATGTCTTGGCCATACTAAGGCGGGCCAGGAGGACGGTTCTGCAGAACTTGATTTTTTCCTTGTTTTATAACTCGGCTGCAATACCAGCGGCTGTGGTGGGACTCTTGAACCCACCTCTGGCAGCGGCCATCATGTTTGCAAGCAGCCTTACGGTGATATTTAATTCAAGGCGTCTGTTCAGAACCAGACCAGAGCAGTTTAATGTCCAAAGTTAA
- a CDS encoding sulfite exporter TauE/SafE family protein, producing MLEFLGPFLIGVAGSLHCVGMCGPLVMAYSLQIVKDKDDPGGLMASFSHHLLFHLGRLSSYMLLGAVSGIIAQLVNLQVFMGHLRACVSLLGGTLLLFMGLDLMVLVPLPARAREGFGSTRWISRWLDAKNIRGRFALGMGSGFLPCVLPWSMMVKGASSSGILESFLIMFLFGLGTVPALVIFGVSATKVSYKIRLAGDRIAAFGVMGMGGVLLYEGAKALFNLGGVACCNPG from the coding sequence ATGCTGGAGTTCTTGGGGCCTTTTCTCATAGGAGTTGCAGGCAGCCTTCACTGCGTAGGTATGTGCGGGCCCCTGGTAATGGCTTATTCCCTGCAAATAGTCAAGGACAAAGATGACCCAGGCGGCTTGATGGCCAGTTTTTCCCATCACCTGTTGTTTCACCTGGGAAGATTGAGTTCCTACATGCTTCTCGGGGCAGTCTCAGGAATAATAGCTCAACTGGTGAATCTGCAGGTCTTCATGGGGCACCTCAGGGCCTGTGTGAGCTTGTTGGGGGGCACGCTGTTGTTGTTCATGGGCTTGGACCTGATGGTGTTGGTTCCTTTGCCTGCCAGGGCACGAGAAGGTTTTGGTTCCACCAGATGGATCTCGAGATGGCTAGACGCCAAGAATATTAGGGGCAGATTCGCTCTCGGGATGGGCAGCGGATTTCTTCCTTGTGTGCTGCCATGGAGCATGATGGTCAAAGGGGCCTCCTCCAGCGGCATCTTGGAGAGTTTTTTGATCATGTTCCTTTTTGGGCTGGGCACTGTGCCGGCTCTGGTTATCTTCGGGGTATCGGCCACGAAAGTATCTTACAAAATAAGACTCGCAGGGGACAGAATTGCGGCTTTTGGGGTAATGGGGATGGGAGGAGTTCTTCTCTATGAAGGGGCCAAGGCCCTGTTTAATCTTGGAGGAGTTGCCTGTTGCAATCCAGGCTAG